From the Chryseobacterium fluminis genome, the window GATATTATTAAATCGCTGGACTGGTCCAATCAGTATACCGAATTTGGGAAATTGGGGTGGACAAGCTTTCAGATCGGGATGTCAGCAACCGGACAGCTGAAATTAGGTGAAATTCCGTTTCAGTATGCCCTTTCTGTAGTTAATGGAAACGGAAAAAACCAGGTGAATGATAACGATAACGGAAAGCAGTACTCTACCAGATTAGTTTTCGGTCTCGTTAAAGATTATAACTTAAACCTTGGCTTAAACGGGGGAATCGGAGAAGTTTTCGGCAAGAAAATTTATGCGGTGGGCGTTGATTTAAGTTCGCTCGTTAATTTCGGTCAGAGATGGAGTCTGGACATGCAGCTTGAAGCGAAACAGGGTACCAATCACCAGCTGTATTTTGCTGTTGCTCCGGAATTACGACCTGAAAATCCGGACGAATACTTAATTCGCGGTGCTTACTTCCTTCCGAATTTACGATATGAAATCAATCATAAAAACCTGAGTGCCTTTGAACTTTCATGCCGGTATGAATATCTTGACACCAATTTCAGGCTCGATTCCAATCCAAGACAGACGATCACGCCGATGTTCGGACTTGAATTCTTAAAAAATTACGGGGCCAGAATTCAGCTCGGCGTTCAGTTTGACCGATATAAATACCAGATAGCAAACACATCACAGTATAATAATAATCTATTCATTGTTCAGGTACAGAGTAGATTTTAAACATAAAAAAACAGACTATTATGAAAGAAATTAATATTAGAAATGTAGTGATCACCTTTGCGGTGGCGCTCATCCTATGGTTTATTCCCGTACCGGCCGGAGTAGCGGAAAACGCGTGGCATCTGTTCGCCATTTTTGCAGCCACCATATTAGGAATTATTTTAAAAGCAGCGCCTATGGGAACCATGTGTATGATGGCCATCGGATTTACCGCACTTACGCAGGTAGTAGCCCCAGGCGATGCAGGAAAGTCGATCACAAAAGCACTTTCGGGATTCGGGGATAAAGTGATCTGGCTGATCGGGATCTCATTCTTTATTGCAAGAGGGTTTATTAAAACAGGACTGGGAAACAGAATCGCTTTTCTGTTTATCCGTATTTTTGGTAAGAGCTCACTCGGATTAGCCTACGGACTGGGATTGGCAGATGTATGTCTTGCTCCTGCTATCCCAAGCAACACGGCAAGAGGGGGCGGAATTATTTATCCGATCATGAAATCAATGGCCATCAGCTTTGATTCCATACCCGATAAACCTGAAACGCACAGAAAGCTGGGTTCTTATCTAACCTTAAACAGCTATTACATGAACCTCATTGCGTCTTCTATGTTTTTAACAGGAACAGCAAGTAACCCGATGTGTCAGAAATTTGCTGCTAACTTAGGTATTAATATTACCTGGATGTCCTGGGCTGCGGCGGGTTTTGTTCCCGGGCTGGTTGCTTTCTTTGTAGTGCCTCTGGTATTATACAAATTGTATCCGCCTGAACTGAAAAAAACCGGTGACGCTCCGAAAATGGCGGCTCAGAAATTAAGAGAAATGGGGCCTATTTCTAAAAATGAATGGCTGATGCTGCTGGCATTTTTCATACTGCTGGGACTTTGGATTTTTGGAGGAGCCTTATCTATTGATGCAACGACAACGGCTTTCATAGGTTTAACTTTACTTCTGCTAACCTCGGTACTGACATGGGAAGATGTAAAATCGGAAAAGGGAGCCTGGGATACGATCGTATGGTTTGCGGTACTGGTAATGATGGCAAGTTCACTCAACGAACTGGGATTCATCGGATGGTTCAGTAGCCTGATTAAAGCTGAGATCGGCGGAATGACGTGGACGGTCGCCTTTCCGGTAATTATTCTTGTTTATTTCTTCAGTCATTATATTTTTGCGAGTGCGACAGCTCATGTCGCAGCGATGTATGCCGCTTTACTTGGAGTAGGCGTTGCTGTAGGAATTCCTCCGATGTTGCTGGCGATGATGCTGGGGTTTTTGGGCTCCATTTACGGAGTTCTGACGCATTACGGTCACGGTCCTGCGCCTGTATTTTTCGGAAGCGGATATGTAGATTTAAAAGCCTGGTGGCTCCGTGGGCTCGAAATCGGAATTGTTCTGTTGGTTATTTATATGGGAATCGGCGGACTCTGGATGAAAGTTTTAGGGTATTATTAAAAGCCGGATGCCGGAAGCACGAAGCTGAAAGTTGTAGAAATACTTTACTATTCGCCGGAAAATCTGAGCATTCTTCTTCATCCCAAGTTATTTAACATCAAAAACAAAAAATATGCTGTCAACGCTGTCAAGAAAGATGCTGATGGGTCTTACAGGACTTTTTCTTAGCTTCTTTCTGCTGATTCATTTCTTGGGAAATCTTCAGCTTTTTTTACCGCAGGAGCAGGCACACCTTCAGTTTAATGCCTATTCGCATTTTCTGTCGGGAAATATAATCATCAAAATCGTTTCATACATTTTGTATGCAAGTATCATTCTTCATGCTGTGGAAAGTTTAATCATGACCTTAAAAAATAAAAAATCGGGAGCTGTATACCAAACCGACCGACGTGGAAGAGCCAGCAAATGGTATTCAAGAAATATGGGAATTCTGGGAACTTTACTCTTCATTTTCCTGGTGATCCATTTTCAGAATTTCTGGTATATCTATAAGTTCGGAAATCCTCCATTAGACGAAAACGGTAACAAAGATCTCTATATTCTTGTCGTCACTGTTTTTAAAGAATGGTGGTACGTCATCATCTACGTCATTTCGATGATCGCATTGTGCTATCATCTTATTCACGGAATTTACAGTGCCGTCAGAACCTTAGGATTATTTCACCCGAAATATGTAAAATGGTTTAAAAATATTGGAATTGTCTATTCAGTCATCATCAGCGCAGGATTTGCCTTAATGCCTGTTTATGTATTCTTCACATACCGTTAAAGTTGAAAACTATGATTTTAAATTCAAAAATACCGGAAGGGCCATTAGAAAAAAAATGGGAAAATTACAAGAAAACCGCCAAACTTGTAAATCCGGCTAACCGTAAAAAATTAGAAGTCATTGTTGTCGGAACCGGGTTGGCCGGAAGTTCCGTCGCTGCGTCACTAGGTGAAATGGGGTACAATGTCAAATCATTCTGCTTCCAGGACAGTCCCAGAAGAGCACATTCTGTGGCAGCTCAAGGGGGTGTGAATGCTGCCAAAAATTACAAAAACGATGGCGACAGCATCTACAGAATGTTTGCTGACACCCTGAAAGGCGGAGATTTCAGAGCCCGCGAAGCTAATGTTTACAGGATGGCTGAATGTTCCCTTAACCTCATCGATCAGGCTGTTGCCCAAGGTGTTCCGTTCGGAAGAGAATATGGCGGCTATCTTAATAACCGCTCTTTCGGAGGTGTGCAGGTGAGCCGTACATTTTATGCGAGAGGACAGACTGGGCAGCAATTGCTTTTGGGAGCTTACCAGGCTTTGATGCGACAGGTCGGAAAGAAAAGTGTTCAGTTATTTTCAAGGCACGAAATGCTTGATTTAGTTCTCGTAGACGGAAAAGCCAGAGGAATTGTCGTCCGGAATCTGGATACCGGCGAAATCGAAAGGCATGCGGCCCATGCTGTTATCCTGGCTACAGGAGGTTATGGTAAAATCTATTATTTATCAACGTTGGCAATGGGCTGCAACGGTTCTGCCATCTGGCGCGCGCATAAGAAAGGAGCGTTAATGGCTTCCCCCAGCTGGATTCAGGTACATCCTACTTCACTTCCGCAGTCCGGAGATTATCAGTCGAAATTGACCTTAATGTCTGAATCTTTAAGAAATGACGGCAGAATCTGGGTTCCGCTAAATGAAAATGAAACCAGAAAAGCTAATGATATCCCTGAAAACGAACGAGACTATTATCTGGAAAGGCGATATCCTGCTTTTGGAAATTTAGCCCCGAGGGATATTTCTTCGAGGGCGGCCAAAGAAAG encodes:
- a CDS encoding porin, whose protein sequence is MTFFSTKKSNLLFYLMLFSLSVHAQIPDSIQTAQQQESTVKYPQLQIKGLFQARYLVGMAEDVDVNGLHHSDGSGTSNNFMVKYMRIQVRAQISKRTEVVALANLADFKNDPKSRVLENAYLKYTFNPKLALTVGQFRPWFGLEETYPIDIIKSLDWSNQYTEFGKLGWTSFQIGMSATGQLKLGEIPFQYALSVVNGNGKNQVNDNDNGKQYSTRLVFGLVKDYNLNLGLNGGIGEVFGKKIYAVGVDLSSLVNFGQRWSLDMQLEAKQGTNHQLYFAVAPELRPENPDEYLIRGAYFLPNLRYEINHKNLSAFELSCRYEYLDTNFRLDSNPRQTITPMFGLEFLKNYGARIQLGVQFDRYKYQIANTSQYNNNLFIVQVQSRF
- a CDS encoding anion permease, whose product is MKEINIRNVVITFAVALILWFIPVPAGVAENAWHLFAIFAATILGIILKAAPMGTMCMMAIGFTALTQVVAPGDAGKSITKALSGFGDKVIWLIGISFFIARGFIKTGLGNRIAFLFIRIFGKSSLGLAYGLGLADVCLAPAIPSNTARGGGIIYPIMKSMAISFDSIPDKPETHRKLGSYLTLNSYYMNLIASSMFLTGTASNPMCQKFAANLGINITWMSWAAAGFVPGLVAFFVVPLVLYKLYPPELKKTGDAPKMAAQKLREMGPISKNEWLMLLAFFILLGLWIFGGALSIDATTTAFIGLTLLLLTSVLTWEDVKSEKGAWDTIVWFAVLVMMASSLNELGFIGWFSSLIKAEIGGMTWTVAFPVIILVYFFSHYIFASATAHVAAMYAALLGVGVAVGIPPMLLAMMLGFLGSIYGVLTHYGHGPAPVFFGSGYVDLKAWWLRGLEIGIVLLVIYMGIGGLWMKVLGYY
- a CDS encoding succinate dehydrogenase cytochrome b subunit, with protein sequence MLSTLSRKMLMGLTGLFLSFFLLIHFLGNLQLFLPQEQAHLQFNAYSHFLSGNIIIKIVSYILYASIILHAVESLIMTLKNKKSGAVYQTDRRGRASKWYSRNMGILGTLLFIFLVIHFQNFWYIYKFGNPPLDENGNKDLYILVVTVFKEWWYVIIYVISMIALCYHLIHGIYSAVRTLGLFHPKYVKWFKNIGIVYSVIISAGFALMPVYVFFTYR
- a CDS encoding fumarate reductase/succinate dehydrogenase flavoprotein subunit, whose product is MILNSKIPEGPLEKKWENYKKTAKLVNPANRKKLEVIVVGTGLAGSSVAASLGEMGYNVKSFCFQDSPRRAHSVAAQGGVNAAKNYKNDGDSIYRMFADTLKGGDFRAREANVYRMAECSLNLIDQAVAQGVPFGREYGGYLNNRSFGGVQVSRTFYARGQTGQQLLLGAYQALMRQVGKKSVQLFSRHEMLDLVLVDGKARGIVVRNLDTGEIERHAAHAVILATGGYGKIYYLSTLAMGCNGSAIWRAHKKGALMASPSWIQVHPTSLPQSGDYQSKLTLMSESLRNDGRIWVPLNENETRKANDIPENERDYYLERRYPAFGNLAPRDISSRAAKERIDAGFGIGPLKNAVYLDFSKAIKEQGKEKIQEKYGNLFDMYLKITGYDAYQEPMMISPSAHFSMGGLWVDYELMTTIPGLFALGEANFADHGANRLGANSLLQASVDGYFIAPYTIANYLSQEIHTGKISTDTPEFDKAESNIKQQIEDFIRINGTKTVDYFHKTLGKLLYDYCGLARNEEGLKYAIGEIKKLKQEFYRDVKVSGKGNTMNTELEKAGRVADYFEIGELMCYDALTRNESCGAHFREEFQTPDGEAVRNDAEFQFISAWAWAGENNEPELIKEPLVFEEIQPTVRSYK